The sequence GGCCAAGTCGTGGGCAACTTTGTTTTTCCTTTTGAACTGGAGTCAGCATGAAATATGCAAGCGACATATATCAAACGATCAGAGATAAGTTTCTCACCCTGAACCAGACGATCACTAATTTCAACGTCGGATCGCGCATCCGATCGATATTCGAAGCCGCGTCGTTGGCGATCGAGGAAATCTGGTTCCGCATCGATGCGATGTACCAGGGGCTGTTCGCGGCGACGGCGCGGGAAGACGATCTTGATTTGAGAGCATTAGAACTGGGAGTGAATCGGAGAGCCGCACAGAAGGCGACGGGTTACGTGCGGTTCTCCGGTTGTTGAATCGGCCCGGATACTGTGATCCCGGTCGGGACGATATGTTCGACGGATCCGGCGGTCGAGCCGGTGGTGGAATTTTTGACTACCGAAGAAAAAACCGTGATCGGCGGCAGCTATGCCGATATTCCAGTTGAAGCGAAAAATGCCGGTGAGGAAGGAAACGTCGAAGCAGGAAAAGTCATTTACTTGCCCCAGGAGATTCCCAATATTACGATTACGAATCCGAATCCGATCGCTGGCGGTACTGAGGAAGAGGACGACGACACCCTCCGCAAGCGAATCGTGCTACGCTGGTACGGTGTCGCTTATGGCGGCTGCGAGGAATCGTTTCGATCCATGGCGCTCGAAGTGACCGGCGTGGCTGAAGCCCAGGCCGTGGCGTGCTATGCAGGACCGGGAACAGTCAAAATCCTGATCTGGAGCCGGAATGAAACCGGCAGCCTGGTGCCGGCGTCTGATACCCTGGTTGAAACCGTGCAGGATTATCTGGACGAATACAAGCCGATATGCACCAAAGTTTTGGTGGCACAGCCTACGGGAGTATTACAGGACGTCTTCATCTATCTCGACGTGGAATCCGGCTATACCTTTGCCGTAATCAGTGAAAACGTGAAAGCGGCGGTCATGGCGTTCTTCGACGACCTGGATGTCGGCGACGATCTGATCGTGGCAAAACTGCTGGCGGCATGTATGGCGGTGACGGGCGTGAAGGACATCAAGATCGGGAAACCGAAAGACAATGTCAGCTGCACCGCACTGGAGAAGATTATGCTGGGCAGAGTCGCCATTACGACCAAAGCCTGGGAGAATCAATATGTTACTTGGTGATCGGATCTGGCAGTTTCTACCCGGATTCCTAAAACGGATCAAGAACGGTATCTACGATATCTGCCTGGCGATCGGCGAAGCCCTGGATGAGATCATCGAGGAAGCGCAAAAACTCAAGGCTCAGCTCATGGCGAACCGGCTGACCGGCTTTGACGAATATTACGCCTCGGATCAGCGCAAGGCGGATTTGAATTTGATCGGTTCGTCGAGATTCGTATTCAAGCGCGACGACGAGTCATGGGATGATTATGAGACCAGGTTGCAGCAGTTCGTTAATGACGTATGGTGGTTCGGGACCGAAGCCGGGATCATTCGGGAATTGGAACGCACCGGCTTGACCGTGGATTCGATCGAAGAACTACGGGACGAACCGTACCGGTTCATCATTTTATCTCTGGCGGATCAGTGCGGGAAACCCGAGGATCAGCTGTCGCACGTTTTCGATCTGGATGCCGAGGATCCTTCGGTGCGGGGCGATCGCACTTACGGCATCGAGGACAGCGAGGATTTTCAATTCCTGGTGCGGCTGTCGGGCATCAGCTCATATTCGAAACAAGATATAAAGACAATTTTGAAACAGACTAAGCCGCCGTACACAAAGGGTTATGTGTTTTTCCCTGGATTCCAGGTTGCCGAGGAGGTCGTATGAAACATTGGGAACATTTTTCCGGATTTAAGCCGGCTAAAGAGGATTTTCATTTCGAGCGGGACGCCAAAGAACTGCATATTAAAAAGCACATCTTGGATTTGACCAAGGGATTGATCGCGGGCTGTGGCATTCTCAAAGGCGTGCTCGACGAGCTCGAGGTCTACGTGGACAATCCGGCGCAGTTCGTGAACGTCAAAATAAAAACCGGCGACATTTACCTCCAGGGTGAGAAGATCGAGATCGTCGAAGAGCAGACGGTCGAACTGACTGAAGTCGAGACCGAGGCAAATATAATCTGGCTCAAATATTTACTAATAGACTCAAGTGATCCCGATGCGGTGCGCAATCATTACATCACCGGACAACCTTACATCGTGTGGAAGGAAGATTCGTTCGAGCTGGGCGCGACGAAAGAATCGCAGTATATCCAATCGATCAACGAAATTAAGCTGGCGCGTGTGGCCAAGGTCTCGGGCCAGCTCGTCGTTACGCATGATTACCGGCCGTTCCTGAAGATCAATGCCGATGTCTGGTCAAACTATGTCAATGAAAATGATTTTTACGTGGGCGGGCCGGCCGGGACCGGACGCAAGGTCTTGGTCAAACAAGCCGCGCCACCGACGCCGACGAGGTTGACGCTGACGACCGGATGGGATGACGCTTTCCGCAAGACCGGCGCCGCGGCTGGGTTGGTCAGTTTCCGACCGGCATTTATTAAAGCGGAATTCGGCGACAAGGGTGCGGGAACGGCTTCGGGCAATACATTCACCTGGACGAGCAATCGGGTCGGCAACTGGACGACCAACGAATGGGCGAACCAGTACCTGACTTGCTCCGACGGCAATTCGTGGAAGGTCGTATCCAACACCGCGAATACGCTGACGCTGGAAACGAGTGCGCTGCCGGTAACCGGTAATTTCTGGCTCGGACCGAACGCAACCGGCTACAAATTCATCAAGCAGGTTCTGGATCCTACGGATGAGACGGTGAAGGGCACGATGGAGGCGGAAGCCGCGCTGATCGAATCGCCGGTGAAAATGGAATATGTCTGGCACGGTTTGACGCCGGATATCAAATACAGCATCAAAGTCGCCAGCCGGGGCGGGTGGTTCCAGGACGAATGGTCGGCTTTCTGCACGGCGTCGACGATCATCGCTGGCGGCGCCAAGGTGATACCTGATAACTGCGCCAGTACGATCAAAAACGTGGTCGTCTCGGCCGAAGACGATGGCATCCGAATATCGTGGGACATTGAAACCGCATACGCTGCTGAAGTCGCCGGCGTTGAAATCGTATACACCGACGACGGTACCGAACCGGAATTCGACACGCTGGGGCATAAAAAAGTCTATACCGACCGCAAGGCGATCGTGCTGCCAGCCAAGCACTCGATCGATACTTCGAACATCACGGTCAAAGCGAAAATTCGCGCCGTGGACAAAGCCGGTCGACATTGCGTGACGCCGATCTCAATCACGCCCGTGATCGCGAAGAAATACATTGGCGATATCGCGGACATCGTGACGGAAATGAAAACCGCTCGAGGCGCTGCCGCGTCTTTGGCTGCACGATTGAGCATGAACATGGATACCTACGGCCGGAGTCTCGCTATGACCGAGGTGGAATCTGAAATGGCGGATGGACGGGGTACTTTTGGGACGATCGGCGAACGGTTCGCGGCGTTATCGGCGGCCGGATTCAATTTACAATATGTGCGAGTCGTCGCAAAAAGTGGCGGTAATTTCCAGACCATTCAGTTGGCTGTCAACAGCGTTTCGAACGTCGCGGATGAATCCACGGTGCCGCCTAAATATCTTATTTGGATTATGCCGGGGATCTACCAGGAGGATGTTAACGTCCAAGGCAAAAGGAACCTGATGTTCATGGGTGCCGGCGCGACGCTGAAAGGGATCCTCTACAATACTTCGGCCTCGGGTGATTTATATCAAACCGTAATTTTGATCGATGGCTTAAGGATGTACAATACCGTAGCCGGCTCGGGCAGTAGTAATCGTCGCAATATTGATTTAGTAGGCGCGGCCAATGATAACACACCTCTGGAAATACGAAACTGCGTGATCATCAATACCAGCACGTATTCCGGCGATATGGCGGTCAAACTTACCGGCATGCGACGAGATATGATCAAGAATACTTACGTGCGGGCCGCGGGTGGAAATTCGGCCGTTTCTTTCGGTACGCCTGCGGGTGAAGGGAAAATCAAATTATTGCATTCTGATTTCAGAACAGCTACCCCCAACGTAACAACCGGGCAAGTCGTCGAGTTTGCCGCCGGACAAGAGAAAGGTCATGTGTTCGATTGCTCGTTCGGAGCTGAGAATGCCGCTCCCTGTATGCGCGCCAGCAGTGCCGATATAAAAGTGGCACATATCCGATATACTACGGTGCCAGCCGGCGGAACTTATGATTATGGGACGCTGAGCAATCAAAGCAACGTGTTATTCGACGTGGATGATCTATCGATGTTCGATGAGTGGCCGGAATAATGGCGATACCTAAAGAACGCAAACGATATCACGGAATCCTCGATCTCCGAGACAAAAGCGTACGGAATTTTCACCTCAATCCCGATGACTTCCCCGGATTGAGCTTTGAGAAAGCAAGTCTTGGTAAAATACGGCTGGATCAAAATGACGGGACGGATGTTCCACTGGCTCAAATTCCCGATATCCTCACCGGCAAGGATGCGGATACTGTTGACGGATTACACTTACCAAATACGATCGCAAACCTTCTCACGGATCATAATAAAGCGAATCATGATGTATTGGGAATCGATGCGGATTCGGTTGATGGCTATCATCTTGACCAGAGCGTCCAAAAAAACAGCACACCCGAATTCCAGAATATTCAATTGAAGACTCTCATTGGCAGCGGCCAGCTTTTATACTCAAAAACTGACGGCGAATTAGTACAGACGCCCCGGCTGTTCTGGGATACTACGAATCAATATCTCGATATCAACGTGAACAAAACCGGTTACGATAATAAGTTAATGAAATTAAGAAATATCGCGGGTAGCACTACCGAGCCGGGCGCAGCAATATTTCAATTGGAAAGCGGCGATGTTTCGGCTTTTTTTAGAGTTTATCATGGAGGGAATGCAGGTAATATCCAGATGTGGTTAAGCAGCGACATGACTGAAGGGGAATTAGGATTTTCTGCTGGAGGAACAACCGGGATAGAGATCCAACCCAGTCCCACAACCGGTGCGGGCATGGTTTGTTTTGGCGGCTGGCAGAATCCTGGTGCAGCATATTGTTTTAACACAACAAGTTACTGGGAATCGAATGGATATCTCTTGGCTGTGAGAAAATCTGATGATACTTATCCATTAATACTAAAAGGCGATGGGAAATTAGGCATTGGTGCTGTACCAACAGCCTTGCTGGATATAAATTCGGACATCTTGCGGTTAAGAACCTCCAAGACTCCAGCGAGCGCAGAAGCTTCAGGTAACGCCGGCGATATCTGCTGGGACAGTAATTATATTTATATCTGTGTTGCCACGGATACTTGGAAACGAGCAGCGATTGCGTGGTGATCGAAAGGAGTAACATGACAAAAAACGAAAGAATCGTCAATCACTTAAAAATAGAAATTTTTGATATCCTGGAACGCCAGGAGATTTTGAATCACGAGCATCAGCGACTGGATCAGCTAAAACGGGAAAAACTTGAAAAACTGAATAACATTAGAAATCAAATGAAGAGTAACCCGCATGTATAAGCTCCACGAAATCACGAATTTCATAGTTAATGGCGATGCGTTAACTGAGCTCAAGAAGTTCCCTGACGAATGTATTGATACTATCATAACAAGCCCGCCATATTGGGGATTACGGAATTATGGTGCGGCAACACGGACTGTATTTGACGGTACGCCTGATTGTGCACACGAATGGCTGGTGGGTAATTCAAAACTGATCCAAGAATACCGACAGGGTATGCAGAGAGCTGGCCGTATCTGGGAGAGAAAAAACAGCAGATACAAACTCTCCCAGGGACTCGGTTTGGATCAATCGTGTTTTTGCATCAAATGTGGGGCCTGGTTTGGTCAATTGGGTTTGGAACCATCGCTGGATATGTTCCTTGACCATGTTATGCAGATCGTAGCTGAATTGAAAAGAGTGCTCAAACCTACCGGCGTCATGTTTTGGAATCATGGCGATGCGTATGCCTCCGGTGGTATTCAGCGATTCGAAAGCATTGACTATCACGGGTTATCAAAAAAGCATTGCGGAAAGGCGCGGACATCTGATTACCCGACGAAAAGTATGCTGCTACAAAATTACCGTCTGATAATAAGGATGATCGATGAGCAGGAAAGCGTATTGAGAAATGTTATTATCTGGCATAAACCCAATCACATGCCGGCGAGCGTAAAAGACCGATTTGCCACTGCTTACGATTCGGTTTTTATGATGGTCAAAAACACTGAGGTTCAATTTTATTATAATGAAAAAACTATGAGCGTGATCGACATTATACCCGATGATCTTAAGCGCGGCATAGATTGGGAATGGCAGACATGCCCACGATGTGATGGGCAAGGTAAACTGCCGGGCGGAAAAAGAACGATCGTATGCTCTCGATGTAAAGGCAATGGTCGAGTTAAAAAAACCTTCTGGCATGGTTTGGATTATTGGTTCGATTTGGATGCCGTGAGGGTGCCTCATTCACCCTCGACTTTCAAGAGAATCAAATATCTAACGGCTCCTTATGGCGATGGTGGCAAAGGAATCGGCTGCAAAATGACCGGTACAAAAAAAGGCAATATCCCAGGGAAGATGCTTGAGCTGAATGCAATGGGCAAGAACCCCGGCGACGTATGGGTTATACCGACGTATGCCTTCCATGGAAAGCACTTTGCTACCTATCCTGAAAAGCTTATCGAGCCGATGATCAAAGCAGGATGCCCCATGGAGATATATAATGCCTGCGGTAAGCCTCGCGTACGAATATCAGAGGCATCCTATATTGTCGATGGCGGTAAAAGTCTCGATGGCAAGATGCTCAGTATGGCTGCGCAGAAAAGTAAATCATTTGCGGGTCCCGCCGGCATGAAATATGGCCGGGCGTTTGGCCAGCACATAACTAAAGGTTGGACCGACTGCGGATGTAATGCCGGCTGGCATCGCGGTCTTGTTTTGGATCCTTTTATGGGTTCAGGTACAACTGCGGTCGTCGCATTACGATTAGGTAGGAGTTATTCGGGGATTGAGATAAACCCAGACTATGTTAAAATGGCGAATCAAAGGATCGCCCAACCCTTGAAAAAGGCTGTTTAGATTGAATTTTTAGCTGTCAACTTTTGGGGCTAAAAGCACTAATTTTGTGCGAAAAGTTGACACTTTTGACCTTTGGTTGACCACCCGTTTTCAGACCAAATGACACGATCACGGAATTATCTTCTCGCAATCAGCAACATCCCAGCCAACCAGACCGTTGCCATGGTAATAAAAAAGTGATAATTTTACAGAATATCATTATTGCGCTTACGTTTACGTCTTACTTTATTCTCAAATTAACTAAAAATAAAGGGTATCCCGTACAAGGGGTCGTCTCATCATTTTTACGCTATTATAAAAAATGGTATAATCGAGGATTTTTTTCGTTCTTCAGAAATCCCTATTGACAAATCTGGGCGAATAAATATACTTACCCGATGCTTTAACCGTAGAGGTCTGCCCTTACATCAAATTTTAAGGGACAAAGGCTCGAAAGGAGGAATCTTGGTCTACGGAAAAGTTAAATGGTTCGATGGCAAGAAAGGCTATGGTTTCCTTGAAAAAGAGGATGGAACCGGTGATGTTTTCGTCCATTATCAGGATATAATCGGCGATGGTTACCGGGTCCTTAGAGAAGGCGAAAGAGTTAAGTTTGAGATCACACAGAGCCCTAAGGGTGACAAAGCCATTAAAGTCGAACGCGCCACTGAATAAACGATATTATCGTTAAAAAGAGCCCGCCATTTTATGTGGCGGGCTCTTTCTTTATCATATAACTATCTAAAAATCAAACAAATAAGTCCCCTCCCTTGATGGCAACATTAAAATCATCATTCTATAACAACTGGTGTCCCGTCAGGGAGAGGGTGATTTTTACATAATTTTATGACCCTTCACCTTTATCCTCTCCCACAAGGGGAGAGGATTTTAGTTTTTGCATCCACGTTTTTGTTGTCTGCACTTGACACCATGTTTCTTTGGTATATAATCCAGCGTGCACTGGCAACGGATCGCAGATGTAAACTTAAACCGACTCAGCGAATCGTTAAAATTCATCGAAGATTATGTCCGGTTCTCGACCGATAGACAGGATCTGCTAGGGCTTATCCGGCGCATCCGGGCTCAATACAAGTCTGTAAAGAAGGAACTCCCCATCACTGAGCTTGCGGTATACCGCGACAGTGAGCACGATACCGGCAGACCCACAACCTTTGACCGCGCCGGTCACCGGACCATCCAGGAACTGCTTATCGCAAACTTCACGCGGGCCAAGGAATCATCGCGCATCCTTGAAGAACTGCTGAAACTGACCGATAAGAGACTATCAGGCGCGGTCAAAAAGCTCAGGTTCCAGCTCTACGACATTGAAAAGGAATTTTTTACTTCCCTGTGCCGGCCCTTCGATCCCCGGCTTCATGCCATCCTGGATGAAAAATATATCGCTTCCATGAACCGTGCCCAGGTCGCCCGGTCTGTTCGGACGCTCAGGGACCACGGCGCGACCATGGTCCAGCTGCGCATGGGCAAGGCGACCGACGCCGAATTCATCCGTCGCGCCAAGTTCATAAGAAAGCTGCTCCATGGTTCGCAACTCGCGTTCATCATCAACAACCGCTGCGATATCGCCATGGCCGTCGGCGCGGATGGCGTTCATGTCGGACACGGCGACCTGCCGGTGGCGACGGTGCGGGCGATCGCGGGACCCCGCTTTATCATCGGCGCCTCGGCGCGGACGGTGGCGGAGGCCCGGCGCGCGGAGCGGGCCGGAGCCGACTACCTGGGCGTGGGCGCGCTGTTCCCGACCCATACGAAACCCGACGCCCGGCCGTGCAGTATTGAGATGCTGAAACGCATAAGCCGCAGCGTCACGATCCCGGTCATCGGCATCGGCGGGATCAATAACAAAAATTACCGCGCCGTCCTTAAAGCCGGGGCTGACGGCATCGCGATCGCCTCCTATCTCCATGCCGGAGACATGAGGCGCGCGCTGCGTTCGTTGACAAAAGATGAAATTTAAATATAATCTATCGCACCGGTTGCTCAAGGGCACTGTCCAATGACCAAAATAAGGGAGGAAGCATGGATCTCACCATATCCGCGAGAAATTTTGAATTAACCGAAGCGCTGGAGAAATACGCGCAAAGCAAACTGGAAAAACTAGAACGCTATGCCCACGTCATCACCAGCGGTCATCTCGTCCTGGAAAAGGACAAATCGGTAAGCATTACCGAATTGACCTTATTGGTGAAGCATTCCGACATCAACAGCAAAGTAACGAACAATGATCTGTATATCGGCATCAGCGAGGTCGTTAAAAAAATCGAGCGCCAGCTCGAGAAATACGAAGCAAAATTCAGGGAAAGAAAGCGGATCGCGGCGCGAAAGAGAAATATATGAACGCGATGACCGTTGAAATGCTCCATCGGGAAAAAGAGAAGGACTTCTCGCTGGAGGTCATCGGCGGACGCGATCATCTCGGCAACCGTAAGCTAACCACCGGCGATGTCTTCAGACCGGGTCTGGCGCTAGCCGGGTACACGGGGTATTTTCTCACCGACCGGATCATGATCATCGGCAAGACCGAAACATCCTATATGAAAACACTGAGCCGTAGCATCAAGAACAAACGGCTGGCGACGATCATGAGATTGGGCACGCCGTGCATCATAGTCACCAAAAAACTGCCGGTCGACCCGATGCTCAAAGTTGAAGCCGCAAAGCGCAGGATCCCCATCCTGCGGACGCCCCTCTCCACCACCCCTTTCATCCACGCTCTTTCCGGCTACCTCGACTACAAGCTGGCGCCGACCGAGTACATGCACGGCACGCTGGTCGACGTGTACGGTGTCGGCGTGCTGTTCACGGGCAAGGCGGGAACGGGAAAAAGCGAGTGCGCGCTGGATCTGATCGAACGCGGGCACCGCCTGGTCGCTGACGACCTGATCCGCATTGTCCGGAGAGGCAAACTGCTGATCGGATCGGGAGCAGAAAAAAGCGAGCGCCTGAAACA comes from bacterium and encodes:
- a CDS encoding baseplate J/gp47 family protein, with product MIPVGTICSTDPAVEPVVEFLTTEEKTVIGGSYADIPVEAKNAGEEGNVEAGKVIYLPQEIPNITITNPNPIAGGTEEEDDDTLRKRIVLRWYGVAYGGCEESFRSMALEVTGVAEAQAVACYAGPGTVKILIWSRNETGSLVPASDTLVETVQDYLDEYKPICTKVLVAQPTGVLQDVFIYLDVESGYTFAVISENVKAAVMAFFDDLDVGDDLIVAKLLAACMAVTGVKDIKIGKPKDNVSCTALEKIMLGRVAITTKAWENQYVTW
- a CDS encoding DNA methyltransferase: MYKLHEITNFIVNGDALTELKKFPDECIDTIITSPPYWGLRNYGAATRTVFDGTPDCAHEWLVGNSKLIQEYRQGMQRAGRIWERKNSRYKLSQGLGLDQSCFCIKCGAWFGQLGLEPSLDMFLDHVMQIVAELKRVLKPTGVMFWNHGDAYASGGIQRFESIDYHGLSKKHCGKARTSDYPTKSMLLQNYRLIIRMIDEQESVLRNVIIWHKPNHMPASVKDRFATAYDSVFMMVKNTEVQFYYNEKTMSVIDIIPDDLKRGIDWEWQTCPRCDGQGKLPGGKRTIVCSRCKGNGRVKKTFWHGLDYWFDLDAVRVPHSPSTFKRIKYLTAPYGDGGKGIGCKMTGTKKGNIPGKMLELNAMGKNPGDVWVIPTYAFHGKHFATYPEKLIEPMIKAGCPMEIYNACGKPRVRISEASYIVDGGKSLDGKMLSMAAQKSKSFAGPAGMKYGRAFGQHITKGWTDCGCNAGWHRGLVLDPFMGSGTTAVVALRLGRSYSGIEINPDYVKMANQRIAQPLKKAV
- a CDS encoding cold shock domain-containing protein; this translates as MVYGKVKWFDGKKGYGFLEKEDGTGDVFVHYQDIIGDGYRVLREGERVKFEITQSPKGDKAIKVERATE
- the thiE gene encoding thiamine phosphate synthase gives rise to the protein MHWQRIADVNLNRLSESLKFIEDYVRFSTDRQDLLGLIRRIRAQYKSVKKELPITELAVYRDSEHDTGRPTTFDRAGHRTIQELLIANFTRAKESSRILEELLKLTDKRLSGAVKKLRFQLYDIEKEFFTSLCRPFDPRLHAILDEKYIASMNRAQVARSVRTLRDHGATMVQLRMGKATDAEFIRRAKFIRKLLHGSQLAFIINNRCDIAMAVGADGVHVGHGDLPVATVRAIAGPRFIIGASARTVAEARRAERAGADYLGVGALFPTHTKPDARPCSIEMLKRISRSVTIPVIGIGGINNKNYRAVLKAGADGIAIASYLHAGDMRRALRSLTKDEI
- the raiA gene encoding ribosome-associated translation inhibitor RaiA; this translates as MDLTISARNFELTEALEKYAQSKLEKLERYAHVITSGHLVLEKDKSVSITELTLLVKHSDINSKVTNNDLYIGISEVVKKIERQLEKYEAKFRERKRIAARKRNI
- the hprK gene encoding HPr(Ser) kinase/phosphatase, with product MNAMTVEMLHREKEKDFSLEVIGGRDHLGNRKLTTGDVFRPGLALAGYTGYFLTDRIMIIGKTETSYMKTLSRSIKNKRLATIMRLGTPCIIVTKKLPVDPMLKVEAAKRRIPILRTPLSTTPFIHALSGYLDYKLAPTEYMHGTLVDVYGVGVLFTGKAGTGKSECALDLIERGHRLVADDLIRIVRRGKLLIGSGAEKSERLKHHLEIRGVGLVDIYRIFGVKSVRMRKRIEIIIELVFWNEAKGEYDRVGLDYKRKDVLGVKTPYIVIPLTPGKNISVIAEVIAMNYLLELRGIYTAKEYDKELKKILSQPQRTGNAEDDFE